A section of the Vibrio vulnificus CMCP6 genome encodes:
- a CDS encoding DUF3360 family protein → MSDAVNKVHSDSDIETKSYSELHRPASEFASRSDYLDHELQIMKPRRFGLNLPGRDFRFELEDLVPALAGTIGIIAMYSAVMMSWADGLTQAWDHINLGKEFAIEVARVEMLFPALFFCVIASGFVNPRANLAGNHGPMIPLIGAIALAGAHPLALALLLGVFGLLLSYFKGGSKLVNLTSEGTAGGLLIFLGFTGTMSQITSIQEWAVGLQSADVAAGSLGYIGLVVLGINIVIYALLAKLNLRWLAIPVCAFTGLVIALALGAGFDLKFETEMGLPNLNPVYWWGSTETGWQLGLPTLQHFIASLPFAILAVAMWSPDFLGHRIFQELNYPKKTEKVLMDVDDTMTMCSIRQMVGTALGGGNITSSWGTYMIPAAIAKRPIPGGAIILGCLVMTIAILGFPMDVAVWPPVMRCALLVGVFLPLLEAGMQMVRSTKDSQAAGICIFGSAVVNPVLAWALTMLLDNNGLIGDKERASKLSFVDKVVIPGGVLIICLVAMLAVGMLESQYGIKAWL, encoded by the coding sequence ATGTCAGACGCAGTGAATAAAGTGCATTCTGATTCAGATATTGAAACGAAGAGCTACAGTGAGCTTCATCGTCCAGCTTCTGAATTTGCCAGCCGCTCAGACTACCTAGACCACGAACTGCAAATTATGAAACCGCGCCGTTTCGGTTTGAACCTTCCTGGTCGTGACTTCCGTTTTGAACTTGAGGACCTTGTTCCTGCGCTTGCTGGTACTATCGGTATTATCGCGATGTACTCTGCAGTAATGATGTCTTGGGCAGACGGTCTAACCCAAGCTTGGGACCACATCAATTTAGGTAAAGAATTTGCTATCGAAGTGGCGCGTGTGGAAATGTTGTTCCCAGCGTTATTCTTCTGTGTTATCGCATCTGGCTTTGTGAACCCACGAGCTAACTTAGCCGGTAACCACGGTCCAATGATCCCTCTTATCGGCGCGATTGCTCTCGCTGGTGCTCACCCTCTTGCATTGGCACTTCTACTTGGCGTGTTTGGTCTCCTACTGAGCTACTTTAAAGGTGGTTCTAAACTGGTGAACCTGACCTCCGAAGGTACCGCAGGTGGCTTGTTGATCTTCCTCGGTTTTACCGGGACGATGAGTCAAATTACCTCCATTCAAGAATGGGCCGTTGGCCTGCAATCTGCTGACGTTGCAGCTGGCAGCCTAGGCTACATTGGTTTGGTTGTGCTTGGCATTAACATCGTTATTTACGCACTGCTTGCTAAACTCAACCTACGTTGGCTGGCAATCCCTGTGTGTGCGTTTACTGGCTTGGTGATTGCACTTGCGCTAGGTGCAGGTTTTGATCTTAAGTTCGAAACGGAAATGGGCCTACCTAACCTGAACCCAGTTTACTGGTGGGGCAGCACTGAGACTGGTTGGCAACTTGGCCTACCAACGCTACAACACTTTATCGCTTCTCTACCATTTGCGATTCTAGCGGTAGCAATGTGGTCTCCAGATTTCCTTGGTCACCGTATTTTCCAAGAATTGAACTATCCTAAGAAGACAGAAAAAGTGCTGATGGATGTCGATGACACCATGACCATGTGTTCTATTCGTCAAATGGTGGGTACTGCACTTGGTGGCGGTAACATCACATCGTCTTGGGGTACATACATGATCCCAGCCGCGATTGCGAAGCGTCCAATTCCTGGTGGTGCAATTATCCTAGGCTGTTTGGTAATGACGATTGCGATTCTTGGCTTCCCAATGGATGTCGCGGTATGGCCACCAGTAATGCGTTGTGCGCTATTAGTAGGTGTATTCTTACCTCTACTTGAAGCGGGTATGCAGATGGTTCGTAGCACAAAAGATTCGCAAGCAGCGGGTATCTGTATCTTTGGTTCTGCGGTTGTGAACCCAGTTCTAGCTTGGGCATTGACCATGCTACTAGATAATAATGGTCTGATTGGTGACAAAGAGCGCGCATCTAAACTATCTTTTGTAGATAAAGTAGTGATTCCTGGTGGTGTTCTTATTATCTGTCTAGTTGCTATGCTTGCAGTTGGTATGCTAGAAAGCCAGTACGGCATCAAAGCTTGGCTATAA
- a CDS encoding ABC transporter ATP-binding protein yields the protein MHDVPALDIKQLHKTFGQNEVLKGISLAAHKGDVISIIGSSGSGKSTFLRCINLLETPTAGEIWVNGELIQMKNNRAGEAVPANEKQVQRIRSRLAMVFQGFNLWSHMTVLQNVIEAPVHVLGVPKAEAIEKAEMLLKKVGLYERKDYYPGHLSGGQQQRAAIARALAVDPEVMLFDEPTSALDPELVGEVLGVMRDLADEGRTMLVVTHEMAFARDVSNHVMFLHQGLVEEQGAPSKLFTNPDSERLKQFISSIY from the coding sequence ATGCATGACGTACCAGCGCTGGATATCAAACAACTGCACAAAACGTTTGGTCAGAATGAAGTGCTAAAAGGCATTTCACTTGCTGCACACAAAGGGGACGTTATTTCCATCATTGGCTCTTCCGGCTCCGGTAAGAGTACCTTCCTTAGATGTATCAACTTACTAGAAACGCCCACCGCAGGTGAAATTTGGGTTAATGGCGAATTGATCCAGATGAAAAACAACCGTGCGGGTGAGGCGGTTCCAGCCAATGAAAAGCAAGTCCAGCGCATCCGTTCGCGCTTGGCGATGGTTTTTCAGGGCTTTAACCTCTGGTCTCACATGACGGTGCTACAAAATGTGATTGAAGCGCCTGTTCATGTACTGGGTGTGCCCAAAGCCGAGGCGATCGAAAAAGCAGAAATGCTGCTGAAAAAAGTCGGCTTGTATGAGCGTAAAGATTACTACCCAGGTCACTTATCTGGAGGTCAGCAACAGCGTGCTGCGATTGCTCGCGCCCTTGCGGTTGACCCTGAAGTGATGCTGTTTGACGAGCCGACATCGGCGCTTGATCCAGAGTTGGTCGGTGAAGTGTTGGGGGTAATGCGAGATCTGGCAGATGAAGGCCGCACCATGTTAGTGGTGACGCATGAAATGGCGTTTGCTCGTGATGTCTCTAACCACGTGATGTTCCTACATCAAGGATTGGTCGAAGAACAAGGCGCACCGTCAAAGTTGTTCACCAATCCTGATTCAGAGCGCTTAAAGCAGTTTATTTCATCGATTTATTAA
- a CDS encoding flagellar sheath protein A: protein MAGGTPSTSYSFTFVTPVEKDLSANGSCTVFAKYQKNSVDKVLNYNVVGTSLDNKIIGFYSNSAGEQQGDLVSTKNGKLSLVLQSIPDGGFFTVQEANGTVINAITFSKEVLASDDSLRNVYLSVESIVNDSTCVTGNNDAIITKSSLQYLNADDATGNPDVTYYYDSQIETVTGTNPQLTGGKTLKAIFGEQTMIAQYRTTNRSQLFQYGFEDWNQGMMKFAGSSSTPSIGSSLINFSDIEIYSNYKSFQYLLSTISKGSTFYHPTATNGDTWSFKVNGTIATAGWDATYFDEISSAWELVVDDNSLFMLSNTNDAKPSVANQTIDITSSIGLSNENGLQRISYQQGATSGSTPYVLRHTLYTLITPSLRVPNLNYDSVPASVADYLVISSTSNLTQDYMLAEDLDSLSLKEFMTRFGNGDGLDTSKDVMGIAANLKEVRAAYNNSSTTRSLLLSRDN, encoded by the coding sequence GTGGCCGGTGGTACTCCATCAACATCATATAGTTTTACGTTTGTAACGCCGGTAGAAAAGGATTTATCAGCCAATGGAAGCTGCACAGTTTTTGCTAAGTATCAGAAAAACTCGGTTGATAAAGTTCTTAATTATAATGTCGTTGGTACGTCATTAGATAATAAGATTATTGGCTTTTACTCGAACTCTGCTGGTGAACAACAAGGGGACTTGGTGAGCACCAAAAATGGTAAGCTATCCTTGGTATTGCAAAGTATTCCTGATGGCGGTTTTTTTACAGTGCAGGAGGCTAACGGTACAGTAATTAATGCAATTACGTTTTCTAAAGAGGTGTTGGCTTCTGACGATTCGCTGAGAAATGTCTATTTGTCTGTTGAATCCATCGTCAATGATTCTACCTGCGTCACAGGTAATAACGATGCAATTATTACCAAGAGCTCGCTTCAATATTTGAATGCTGATGATGCGACGGGTAATCCGGATGTTACTTATTACTATGATTCACAAATTGAAACTGTTACGGGTACTAACCCACAGTTGACTGGTGGAAAAACGCTCAAAGCGATCTTTGGAGAACAAACGATGATCGCTCAATATAGAACAACGAACCGTAGTCAATTGTTCCAATATGGTTTTGAAGATTGGAATCAAGGCATGATGAAGTTTGCCGGGTCATCTTCTACTCCTTCAATTGGTTCTTCGTTGATCAACTTTAGTGACATCGAGATTTACTCTAATTACAAGTCGTTCCAATATCTTTTGTCTACGATCAGTAAGGGAAGTACTTTCTATCATCCAACAGCGACAAATGGCGATACTTGGTCATTTAAGGTAAATGGAACGATCGCGACTGCAGGGTGGGATGCCACATATTTTGATGAAATAAGCTCGGCTTGGGAGCTTGTTGTAGATGATAATTCATTGTTTATGCTATCAAATACGAACGATGCGAAACCTTCTGTGGCAAATCAAACCATCGATATTACCAGTAGTATCGGCTTGTCTAATGAAAATGGTTTACAGAGAATCAGCTACCAGCAAGGTGCTACATCTGGCTCTACTCCTTATGTATTAAGGCATACCTTGTATACACTAATTACACCTTCGTTGAGAGTACCGAATCTCAATTACGATAGCGTTCCAGCAAGTGTCGCTGATTATCTTGTTATTTCATCCACCTCTAACCTTACGCAAGACTATATGTTAGCGGAAGATCTTGATTCGTTATCTTTGAAAGAGTTTATGACTCGTTTTGGTAATGGTGATGGGCTAGATACTTCTAAAGATGTCATGGGTATTGCAGCAAATCTGAAAGAAGTTCGTGCTGCTTACAATAATTCATCAACAACACGCTCATTGCTTTTAAGTAGAGATAATTAA